Below is a genomic region from Streptomyces sp. RPA4-2.
CTGGAGCCGCGCCCGCAGGAAGACGGCGTAGAGCGCCCCCTCCGTGCCCTCCCGCTCCGCCCGGCGCCGCAGCGAGCGGTACGACTGCGCGTGCGAGAACCCGCCGACGAAGAAGAAGACGGGCATGACCTGGAGGACCCAGGTGAGCAGTTGCAGCCGGGGCTGCACGGCGAGCAGGTTCCCGACCTCGGCCCGCCCGTCGTCGCCCACGGAGACGGCGGCCATCAGCCAGTGCCCCAGCACCACCGTGCCGAGCGAGGCGACCCGTAGGAGGTCGATGTACTTGTCGCGCGTGGCGGGGGTGGCCGCGGCGAGGTCACGAGCGCTTGATCCCATACCGGTACGGTCGCGCCGCGGGGCCGTTCGGCGTCAGCGCGCCCGTACTCAACTCGCTTCTGAGTACGGGCGCCGGCCGTGCGCGGAGGTCGGACGGGCCGGAGGGATCACACGACGGTGGCGCCCGGCGCGGGCCCGTCGGTGACCCTCACCGTCCGGCAGGTTCCGGAAGCGCGCAGCGCCCCGGCCACCGTCCGCGCGGACTCGGCGTCGGCCGCGAGGAAGGCGGTGGTCGGCCCCGAGCCGGAGACGAGCGCGGCGAGGGCGCCGGCGGCGCGGCCCGCGGCGAGGGTGTCGGCGAGGGCCGGGAAGAGGGAGAGGGCGGCGGGCTGGAGGTCGTTGGAGACCGTGGCCGCGAGGGCGGCGGCGTCGCCCTTCGCCAGCGCGTCGAACAGCTCCTGCGAGGCGACCGGTTCGGGGATCCGCACCCCTTCGTTCAGCCGGTCGAACTCCCGGAAGACCGCCGGGGTGGACAGCCCGCGCTCGGCGATCGCGAAGACCCAGTGGAAGGTCCCGCCGACCTCCAGCGTCCGCAGCCGTTCGCCGCGTCCGATGCCGAGTGCCGCCCCGCCGACCAGACTGAACGGCACGTCGCTGCCCAACTCGGCGCAGATGTCGAGGAGTTCCCGGCGCGAGGTGCCGGTGCCCCACAGGGCGTCGCAGGCGAGCAGCGCACCGGCGCCGTCGGCGCTGCCGCCCGCCATGCCGCCCGCGACGGGGATGTCCTTGGCGATGTGGAGGTGGACGGCGGGTTCGATGCCGTGGCGGCGGCCGAGTTCGAGGGCGGCGCGGGCCGCGAGGTTCGTACGGTCGAGGGGGACCTGGTCGGCGTCGGGGCCCGAGCAGGTGACGAGCAGCTCGTCCGCCGGTGTCACCGTGACCTCGTCGTACAGGCCGACCGCGAGAAACACGTTGGCCAGGTCGTGGAAGCCGTCGGGGCGGGCGCCGCCGACGGCGAGCCGCACGTTGACCTTGGCAGGGACGCGTACCGTCACCGTCTGCGTCACGGCTGGACCGGCTCCTTGTTCTCGACGGTGTTCCCGGCGACACGGTTCTCCGCGATGCGGGCGAACTCCTCGACGGTGAGGGACTCGCCGCGGGCCTGCGGGGAGACCCCGGCGGCGACGAGCGCGGCCTCGGCCGCGACGGGGGATCCCGCCCAGCCGGCCAGGGCGGCGCGCAGCGTCTTGCGGCGCTGTGCGAAGGCGGCGTCCACGACGGCGAAGACCTCGCGCTTGGACGCGGTGGTCTCGACGGGTTCGGCGCGCCGGGTGAGGGACACGAGGCCGCTGTCGACGTTCGGAGCGGGCCAGAAGACGGTGCGGCCGATCGAGCCGGCCCGCTTCACGTCGGCGTACCAGTTGGCCTTGACGCTCGGCACGC
It encodes:
- a CDS encoding 4-(cytidine 5'-diphospho)-2-C-methyl-D-erythritol kinase, which codes for MTQTVTVRVPAKVNVRLAVGGARPDGFHDLANVFLAVGLYDEVTVTPADELLVTCSGPDADQVPLDRTNLAARAALELGRRHGIEPAVHLHIAKDIPVAGGMAGGSADGAGALLACDALWGTGTSRRELLDICAELGSDVPFSLVGGAALGIGRGERLRTLEVGGTFHWVFAIAERGLSTPAVFREFDRLNEGVRIPEPVASQELFDALAKGDAAALAATVSNDLQPAALSLFPALADTLAAGRAAGALAALVSGSGPTTAFLAADAESARTVAGALRASGTCRTVRVTDGPAPGATVV